Genomic DNA from Calditrichota bacterium:
TGTAATTTCCCCGTTCCCCAATATCTTTACCGGCATGCTCTTTTTTCGTACCAGGCGGTTTTTGTACAAAAGCTCCGGAGTCACCTTTTCGACCCCTTCCAGACGTTCCAGATCAGATACATTTACAATCTGATATTCCTTTCGGAAAGGGTTATGAAATCCCCGCTTGGGAAGTCTGCGCTGAATGGGCATTTGCCCGCCTTCAAACCAGGCACGAAATTTTGCACCCGAACGCGATCTCTGACCCTTGTGTCCCTTGGTGGCTGTTTTGCCATGCCCCGATCCCTCACCACGGCCAATTCGCTTCTCTTTATGTTTTGATCCGCTTGCGAATCGTAAAGATCCTAAATTCATATCACCCTCGACTTTTTGGCTAATCGACTTCTTCCACTTTCAATAGGTGTTCAATTGATTTAACCATTCCCAATATCTGGGGGGTTGCCTCGTGTATTACCGAATCGTGCATTCTATGAATTCCCAATGCAACCAATGTTCGTTTTTGTTTCTTGTTTCGATCGATTGCACTGCGAACCTGCGTTATTTTTAGCTTCTTTGCCATACGTCATTCACTCCAAAATCTATTTCTTCCGATTCGGGATTCAATTCAAATATTGAATCAATCCATTAAAAACATTTCCCTTACGGAGATGCCCCGTTTTTTCGTTACCGTGTCAATATTCAACATGCTCTCCAGGGCGTTCATCGTTGCCTTTACCACATTGTGCGGGTTCGTTGATCCCAGAATTTTGGCCAGCACATCTGAAATGCCCACCGATTCCATGATGGCGCGAACGGGCCCACCCGCAATCACACCCGTACCAGGGGACGCCGGCTTCAGGAATACCCGCGCCGCACCGTATTTTCCAATAATCGGATGCGAAACCGTTCCCTTGCTGATTTGAATATAAACCAGGTTCTTCTTGGCATTTTCTGTGGACTTGGTAATGGCATCCGTTACTTCATTGGCCTTTCCAAACCCCACACCGACATGCCCCTTGCCATCTCCAACAACAACAATTGCGTTGAAGCTAAATCGACGTCCGCCCTTTACGACTTTGGCGACTCGATTAATATGGACCACTCGTTCTTTTAAATCCAATTCACTGGGACTAATCCGTTCCAAAAGACCTCCTCATCACGATAAATTTTTTTGCTCAATTGATGCTCCCATTCTTTAACTTTTTGAAAGAACAGGAAGTAAAATGCTAAAATTTTAAACCACCCTCTCGGGCACCGTCCGCGACGGCCTTAACCCGGCCATGATAATTAAAACCATTCCGGTCGAAAACCACGGATTCAATATTCAATTTTTTGGCGCGTTCAGCAATTGCTTTTCCCACCACTTTACTGACGCCCACTTTTCCTTCTTTTTTTCGGATGTCTGCCAGGGTATCCCTGATATCTTTTGTCAAAGTGGATACACCGGTAAGCGTTTTGCCGGTTGTATCGTCAATTAGCTGAGCATAAATGTGTTTTGCACTTCGAAACACCACAAGACGCGGTTTTTCGGAAGTACCCCAAACCTTACGGCGAATTCTCTTTTTACGTTTGAGCCTGGCTAAACGCTTTTTTATATTTTTGTCTGCCATTTCACCTCATCCTATTTGAAAATCTATTACTTTGCGCCAGATTTACCCGCTTTGCGACGAACCTTTTCACCCGCATAGCGAATGCCCTTACCCTTGTAAGGCTCCGGAGGGCGAAAAGATCGAATTTTTGCCGCAACCAGACCAACCAATTCTTTGTCGATCCCACGCACATAAACCTGGGTATTATTCTCTACCCCCACTTCAATTCCTTCGGGTGGAATAAAAACAATGGGGTGAGAATAACCCAATAAAAACGTAATGCTTTTGCCCTTCTTTTCTGCGCGATATCCAACGCCCACAATTTCCAGCCTTTTCTCAAATCCCTTTGATACGCCAATGACCATATTATTTAAAAGCGAGCGGTACAGACCGTGCATGGAACGGTGCTGGCGGTTGTCCGTAGGACGCTTCACAAGCACCTCATTGGCCTGCATTTCCACCGTAATATCGGGATTAATTCGCTGTTCAAGCTCCCCCTTTGGGCCCTTTACTCGCACCGTATTTTTCTGAATATCTACTGTAACCCCTTCCGGAACAGGGATAGGGGCTCTACCGATTCGAGACAATGTTCTTTCCTCCTGATAACAATTTACCAAACATAGCAGAGTACTTCGCCCCCAAC
This window encodes:
- the rplO gene encoding 50S ribosomal protein L15 — encoded protein: MNLGSLRFASGSKHKEKRIGRGEGSGHGKTATKGHKGQRSRSGAKFRAWFEGGQMPIQRRLPKRGFHNPFRKEYQIVNVSDLERLEGVEKVTPELLYKNRLVRKKSMPVKILGNGEITKKFEVSAHAFSESARKKIESVGGKAITL
- the rpmD gene encoding 50S ribosomal protein L30, coding for MAKKLKITQVRSAIDRNKKQKRTLVALGIHRMHDSVIHEATPQILGMVKSIEHLLKVEEVD
- the rpsE gene encoding 30S ribosomal protein S5 encodes the protein MERISPSELDLKERVVHINRVAKVVKGGRRFSFNAIVVVGDGKGHVGVGFGKANEVTDAITKSTENAKKNLVYIQISKGTVSHPIIGKYGAARVFLKPASPGTGVIAGGPVRAIMESVGISDVLAKILGSTNPHNVVKATMNALESMLNIDTVTKKRGISVREMFLMD
- a CDS encoding 50S ribosomal protein L18, whose translation is MADKNIKKRLARLKRKKRIRRKVWGTSEKPRLVVFRSAKHIYAQLIDDTTGKTLTGVSTLTKDIRDTLADIRKKEGKVGVSKVVGKAIAERAKKLNIESVVFDRNGFNYHGRVKAVADGAREGGLKF
- the rplF gene encoding 50S ribosomal protein L6, translating into MSRIGRAPIPVPEGVTVDIQKNTVRVKGPKGELEQRINPDITVEMQANEVLVKRPTDNRQHRSMHGLYRSLLNNMVIGVSKGFEKRLEIVGVGYRAEKKGKSITFLLGYSHPIVFIPPEGIEVGVENNTQVYVRGIDKELVGLVAAKIRSFRPPEPYKGKGIRYAGEKVRRKAGKSGAK